Sequence from the Clostridiisalibacter paucivorans DSM 22131 genome:
ACTGTAAAATGATAATACCTAGCAATAAAATACTTGAAGAACATTATGTAGAACATAAAGGAAAGGTTTTTTATAATGAACTTATGAAATTTATGAGCAGTGGATCAGTGGTAGCTCTAATTGTAGGAGGAGAAAATGCCATAGATAAAGTGAGAAGTATAAATGGTGCCACAGATCCTAAAGTAGCTAATGAGGGTACCATAAGAAAATTATTTGGTACAAATGTGACTAAAAACACTGTACATGGTTCTGCAAACGAAGAAGATGCAAAACGGGAATTAAATATTTGGTTTTAGAAATGTATAAAATTTTCTAGGTTTTTAACATGCTTTTTTTCTTCTTCTACTATTTGGGATATAATTTTATATTGAATGGAATCGGTATCAGTTTTAGATAGAACCAGTCTTCCTTTGATGTCCATAAGTAAAGCAAGGTTAGCCTTTTC
This genomic interval carries:
- the ndk gene encoding nucleoside-diphosphate kinase; the protein is MDKTLVLIKPDGVKQKIIGKIISMYEDNNLEILDCKMIIPSNKILEEHYVEHKGKVFYNELMKFMSSGSVVALIVGGENAIDKVRSINGATDPKVANEGTIRKLFGTNVTKNTVHGSANEEDAKRELNIWF